The window TCGGATTAAGGTTTATCCCTGAGCTGAAATTTCTAAAGTCTAAATTGCTAATTATGCGGGTGGTGCGATGTACTGTGCTACCCGTTTTTATTGTTTCCATGGTGCTTTGAACCGCGAGACAGAAGCGATAGACGGCAATTTTGTGGGATGATATTGCGGTTCTGGATGTCCAGCTTTACTTCGGTATCTGTTGCGTGTTTACTACCGTTCGAGTTCCGGCTACTACGGCAAATATTGGTCCTGGTTTCGACTGCCTCGGGGCGGCACTGACGCTGTATAACGAGTTTACTTTTAACCGATCGACTAGTGATCGCGCGTTGACGATTACTGTTGCCGGGATCAATGCCGAGCAGGTGGGCCGGAATGCCGATAATCTGGTTTATCAAGCCTTTAGCCAACTGTTTCAGCACATTGGTCAGGCCGTGCCGCCGATTAGCCTGCATATTCAGATGAATGTGCCTTTATCGCGGGGATTAGGCAGTTCGGCAACGGCGATCATTGGCGGCTTAGTTGGTGCGAATGAATTAGCCGGCCAGCCCTTAAGTCAGGCGCAGTTGGCTGAGTTAGCCACGGTGATGGAAGGCCATCCGGATAATGTGGTGCCGGCATTGCTCGGTGGGGCACGAATTTCGGCGGTGGGGATTGAGCGGGCTTGGGAAGTGGCGGAACTGGTGTGGCACCCCCAGATTGTGCCGGTTGTCGCGATTCCCGATTTTGAGTTGTCAACGCAGTCAGCCCGTTCGGTGTTGCCGGAAACCTATAGTCGATCGGACGCGGTGTTCAATACTTCCCATTTAGCGTTGCTCCTGCAAGGTTTAGCGATGAATAATGCTGACTGGCTCAAGGCGGCGCTGCAGGACAAAATTCATCAGCCCTTTCGGCAGTCATTGATCGTTGGCTACGAGGCGGTGCATGCGGCGGCGATCGCGGCGGGGGCCCATGGACTGGTGATTAGTGGGGCTGGTCCAACCTTATTGGCGTTATGTCCAGCCGCGCGAGCGGAGGCCGTAAGTCACGCTATGTTGAATACTTGGAAAAACATCAGTGTGAATGCTACAACGATGGTTTTACGATTGGATACCACTGGAACTGTAGTCCGCGTGTAAAATGGTGACCCAGGCAAGTGTCAAAGATAACTTGCGAATTGCTCCATTCAAACTTTTTACTTTCTACTATGATGCGGACTTTGATGTCGATTGGCCTAGCGATCGTGATGTGGCTGAGTGTGATGAGTCCAGTCAGTGCGGCGATGTTTTCGTTTGCTGGTGAGCGACCCACGAATTTAGGGGTGAATGAGGGCCGTTTAGCGGCTTGTCCGGCGACGCCAAATTGTGTCAGTTCGCAGGCCAAAGATGATCATCAGATTGCGCCATTAGCCTATGTTGGCTCTGGCCCCGAGACAATGGCGAAGATCAAGCAGGCAATTGTTGAGTTACCGGGTAGCGAAATTATTACGGATTCTGGCAACTACATTTATGCGGAGTTCACCAGTAGCTTGCTGGGTTTCGTTGATGATGTGGAGTTTTACTGCGATGATGCTGTTGGTGCTGTACAGGTCCGATCAGCAGCGCGGTTAGGGGAATCTGACTTAGGTGTGAATGCGAAGCGGGTGGCCGAGATTCGGGCCATGTTGTAAACGTTATTGCGTCGTCGGTGTGCGATTTCGGCGCTTGATTCGGCCATGACTTAAATCCAGAAAAATCTGATAACCCCCCGATCGTGAGATGACGATCGGGGGGTTGCGAATACTGATTTGGGCGCGGGAGGCGCGCCCCTATGGATTTACTCGTCTTCGGCAATGCCAAATACTTCGCAGAATACTTTGTTCACTTTGTCGCCGGAATCGATCGATTCCATGGGGTCTTTGCGTAGACGGTGCCGCAAACACAAGGTGGCAACGCGACGAATGTCATCGACTGTGACGTCAGTGCGATTTTCGTAGGCGGTCAGGGCTTTGGCTGCACGGTTGGTCACGATATCGCCGCGTAACCCGTCAACGTCGAGTTCGGAACACATCTGGGAAATTTTGACCCGGAGTTCGTGATCAATGGTTACGGTCTTGAGCCGTTCCTGGGCTTCGATCATCTTTTGCTGCAAGGCATCTTGACCCGTTTGATAAGTGACCAAAAACTCCGGTGGGTTTTGGTCAAACTGGGTGCGCTGCTCCACAATTTGGACGCGTAGTTCCGGTTCTTTAACGGTGCGAATTTGAGCGTGCATGCCGAAGCGATCAAGCAGCTGTGGCCGCAGGTCACCTTCCTCCGGGTTCCCAGAGCCAACTAAGACAAATCGGGCTGGGTGGCGAATGGAAATGCCTTCCCGCTCAACGGTATTCCAGCCAGAAGCGGCGGAATCGAGCAGCACATCCACCAAGTGGTCATCGAGCAGGTTGACCTCATCCACGTAAAGAATGCCGCGATTAGCTTTAGCCAGCAAGCCGGGTTCAAAGGCTTTCACACCCTCGGATAGGGCTTTTTCAATATCGATCGTACCGCAGACACGGTCTTCCGTTGCGCCCAAGGGGAGGTCCACCATCTGGACTTTCTTCTTGGCTGTTGTGGGGGTTTGACCGGCTTCGATCATGTTGCGGACTTCATCGCCCATGATTTCAGGGTCGCTGGGGTCACTATTGAAGGGGTCATCGGCAACAACGTCGATTTCTGGTAGCAAGTCGGCTAAAGCCCGAATTGTTGTAGATTTTCCAGTCCCGCGATCGCCCATAATCATCACGCCGCCAATTTTGGGGTCGATGATATTTAGGATCAGCGCCAGCTTCATCTCCTCTTGCCCGACGATCGCTGTGAATGGGAAGACAGGACGAGCAGTTTTTTTAGGGGTGGAAGTCGCAGCTTCAGCAGTAAACGTCACGGCAGTTCTCTAAGGTCTAAACAACTTTTTTAAGCTTTCGTCGTATATCTTCTCATAATTTTGGTCGGCGTGACATGGTGCGCGATTCCGCGGCACCAAGCGATTGCCCACCAATGCTCAATTGGTTTTAACGTTACACCTGGCTGTGGGTCTGCTCACGCTCAGTTACCGAATCAGTCACCGGCTCAGTTGACCCGGCATTCGTTGAGTTGGTGGTGATGGACGATCGTTTGGTGGCCTTGGTAAATAGCCGGAAGTAAAGGCTTTGACTGATTTCCTTGAGCGGAATGGTGATAAACGTCAGCGGGTTAATCGTGACGATAATGTTGCGGAAGTCACGCTTGGCGAGGAAGACAATGCCACGGGCGACAGACTGCGCTGACATGATCCCCACGGGATTGAGCGAACTCTTAAATGGCCCGAGAATCAGCTTCCGAATCACGCAGGGCGCATCGAGACGGCGCATGGTAATTAAGTCGCCCAGGGTTCGCTTTGACAGTTCGTAGAGGGGACTGAAGGCGGGATTGGCCTCGGCTTCGGAGGTGTTAACCCAGAGTTCTTTGAGGGCTTTATGCTCGGAACGATTGACGGTTTCGAGAAATAGTTCTGCGAGCCGTAGACAGGAGAAGGCATTCACTTCATAGGCCCGTTGGACCGCCGCGAAGTGGCGATCGCCGTTATCATTTACCCCGTGATTGAGCAGCAAGATATCGATCGACTCAAACCAGTCGCGCAGGGCCGCTTCTTCGCCAATCTGCCACGGCACAACTTTCACTGCGTCGGTAAATTCGCTGTTGGGATTACTGGTCAAGGCAATGACCTTGGCCCCGGCGCGGGTGAGTTCGCGGGTTAAGGCGCGGCCCAATGTGCCGGATGCCCCTGTAATCGCGATGGTTTTGCCTTTGAGCGACAGTGCTTTACCCATAATTTTATCGACGATCGTTAGATAGCCGCAGAAGTAGGCGTCCACATCATCAAAGTGATGTCTCCAGTGGTAAGTTCGGTTTACGGTCCAGTGACCTGGTGGGGTAGTCAACGCCCCGGCCTCATGGGTCAAGTCGGTGTAGAGCATTTTCCCTTGAGCGCGGGCGAATGCCGGAATCAGGAAGGCCAAAATGTAAAGACAGCCGACCCACATGCCGAGACCAGGCGTAACAACTGCGAGGGGAACGCAAACCGCCAGCATGAAAAATGCTTCGGGAATATCGTGGGACCATTGAGCTTTTTTGAATGTATCCATGCTAATCACGCTCAGGTCGCGGCGATAGACCCGATGGTGCACCATATGGTGTTTTTTCAGCGGTTCCCAGAAGTGGCCGGCCACGTGAAAAATATCGCGCACCACTTCGGCAATGACGATCGACGCGATCGCCAGCAGCACCTGCTGCAATACCGGAGCATGAAATACCTGGCTGGATAAAAAAGTTAAGTCCACGCAGTTTTGTGTATGAGTTCTTTACAAAATCTCAATTAGTGTAACGTGATGTGTTGCTTTGGCGTGGTTTTCGCGCCGAGCAACTGGATCGTCTGGCGGGTTTAATCCGGGGAGCTTTAGCCGATACAATGCCCATACTGTCGGTTAGTTAAGCAAAAAAGCATGAGCAATCAGCCAATTCCAGTTGTGGTCAATGGGGCGACGGGCAAAATGGGCCGGGCGATCGTCAAAGCGATTCATGAAGCCCCAGATATGATGTTGTTCGGTGCCGTGGTGCATAATCCCGAAAATGAGGGTCTGGATATTGGTGAAGTCGTGGGGATTGGCCCGGTGGAAGTGCCGATCACGACGGACTATGAATCGATGATGGCGATGCTTTCCCAAGAGAAAGAACTCGGCGTTGTGGTTGATGTGACTCACCCCGATGCGGTGTACCAAAATATTCGTAGCGCGATCGCCTATGGTGTGCGGCCGGTTGTCGGGACGACAGGCTTAACGCCGGATCAGATTCAGCAGCTTACCGAATTTGCCGATAAGGCGAGCACGGGCTGTATTCTCGCGCCAAACTTCGCGATCGGTGTGATCCTGATGCAGCAGGCAGCGATTCAGGCATCGAAGTA of the Romeriopsis navalis LEGE 11480 genome contains:
- the thrB gene encoding homoserine kinase, which gives rise to MFTTVRVPATTANIGPGFDCLGAALTLYNEFTFNRSTSDRALTITVAGINAEQVGRNADNLVYQAFSQLFQHIGQAVPPISLHIQMNVPLSRGLGSSATAIIGGLVGANELAGQPLSQAQLAELATVMEGHPDNVVPALLGGARISAVGIERAWEVAELVWHPQIVPVVAIPDFELSTQSARSVLPETYSRSDAVFNTSHLALLLQGLAMNNADWLKAALQDKIHQPFRQSLIVGYEAVHAAAIAAGAHGLVISGAGPTLLALCPAARAEAVSHAMLNTWKNISVNATTMVLRLDTTGTVVRV
- the bchI gene encoding magnesium chelatase ATPase subunit I, which gives rise to MTFTAEAATSTPKKTARPVFPFTAIVGQEEMKLALILNIIDPKIGGVMIMGDRGTGKSTTIRALADLLPEIDVVADDPFNSDPSDPEIMGDEVRNMIEAGQTPTTAKKKVQMVDLPLGATEDRVCGTIDIEKALSEGVKAFEPGLLAKANRGILYVDEVNLLDDHLVDVLLDSAASGWNTVEREGISIRHPARFVLVGSGNPEEGDLRPQLLDRFGMHAQIRTVKEPELRVQIVEQRTQFDQNPPEFLVTYQTGQDALQQKMIEAQERLKTVTIDHELRVKISQMCSELDVDGLRGDIVTNRAAKALTAYENRTDVTVDDIRRVATLCLRHRLRKDPMESIDSGDKVNKVFCEVFGIAEDE
- a CDS encoding DUF1499 domain-containing protein, with product MMRTLMSIGLAIVMWLSVMSPVSAAMFSFAGERPTNLGVNEGRLAACPATPNCVSSQAKDDHQIAPLAYVGSGPETMAKIKQAIVELPGSEIITDSGNYIYAEFTSSLLGFVDDVEFYCDDAVGAVQVRSAARLGESDLGVNAKRVAEIRAML
- the dapB gene encoding 4-hydroxy-tetrahydrodipicolinate reductase — encoded protein: MSNQPIPVVVNGATGKMGRAIVKAIHEAPDMMLFGAVVHNPENEGLDIGEVVGIGPVEVPITTDYESMMAMLSQEKELGVVVDVTHPDAVYQNIRSAIAYGVRPVVGTTGLTPDQIQQLTEFADKASTGCILAPNFAIGVILMQQAAIQASKYFDHVEIIELHHNQKADAPSGTAAQTAQLLGEMGKTYNPQQVEETEKMAGARGATADENIRIHSVRLPGFIAHQEVIFGSPGQIYTLRHDTTDRTCFM
- a CDS encoding bifunctional sterol desaturase/short chain dehydrogenase gives rise to the protein MDLTFLSSQVFHAPVLQQVLLAIASIVIAEVVRDIFHVAGHFWEPLKKHHMVHHRVYRRDLSVISMDTFKKAQWSHDIPEAFFMLAVCVPLAVVTPGLGMWVGCLYILAFLIPAFARAQGKMLYTDLTHEAGALTTPPGHWTVNRTYHWRHHFDDVDAYFCGYLTIVDKIMGKALSLKGKTIAITGASGTLGRALTRELTRAGAKVIALTSNPNSEFTDAVKVVPWQIGEEAALRDWFESIDILLLNHGVNDNGDRHFAAVQRAYEVNAFSCLRLAELFLETVNRSEHKALKELWVNTSEAEANPAFSPLYELSKRTLGDLITMRRLDAPCVIRKLILGPFKSSLNPVGIMSAQSVARGIVFLAKRDFRNIIVTINPLTFITIPLKEISQSLYFRLFTKATKRSSITTNSTNAGSTEPVTDSVTEREQTHSQV